Part of the Paenibacillus kyungheensis genome, ATGAAAATGATCAACCGTCTCGTCTCTCATACAGGAGGCACTTTATCTGTAAATGGCAAAGATATCAAAAAGCAAGATGCAGTGAAATTGCGTCGTACGATGGGCTATGTTATTCAACAAGCTGGATTGTTCCCCCACTATACGATTGAGCAAAATATCGCGCTAATGCCTGAACTTAAAGGCTGGGATGAACAGAAGAAAAAAGCTCGTGTGATCGAAATGCTTAATCTGGTTGGGCTTGACCCTGAATTATTTGCGAAACGCTATCCAAAAGAATTATCCGGTGGACAGCAACAACGTGTTGGTGTAGCCCGCGCGCTTGCAGCTGACCCTGATATTGTACTGATGGATGAGCCTTTTGGAGCACTTGATCCGATTACACGAGAACAATTGCAAGATGAACTACTACGTCTGCAACGTGATTTGAAGAAAACAATCGTTTTCGTTACTCATGATATGGACGAAGCTTTGAAATTAGGTGATCGCATTGCTGTTATGAAAGATGGCGAATTGTTACAGCTTGATACTCCTGATATGTTGTTGCGTGAACCATCCCATGGTTTTGTAGAAGAATTTATTGGCAAAAACAGATTGTACCAGAATCCAGAGTACATTCCGGTTACGGATCTTATGCGTAAAGATCCATCGACTTCTCTTCCAGATCGTACACCTGCCAAAGCAATTACTTTCATGCGTCAACGCAAAACAGATACATTATTGATCACCGATGCACAAGGGATCTTACTTGGAGTCGTATCTGCATACGATGTTCTTGCTAACATCGATACTGTAGCGACAATTGGCGAAATTATTAAGCCAGTACTTCATATATTAAAACCAACAGATACAGCGCAAGATGCGCTATTAAATGTAGTAGAAGCAAAAAACGGCATTCTACCTGTCGTAGATGAACAAGGAAAATTGGTAGGTATAGTGACTCGTGGTACTTTGCTGACGATGTTTGCTAATCACTGGGCTGGAGGCGAAGTATAATGGAAAACATATCGTTGTGGGAGCAATTTATCCGTCAGTTCAATCTTCGTGGCCCTGAGCTACTTGGAGCGACCGGCGTTCATATTAAATTAGTATTAATCTCGATGTTAATCGCTATTGTGGTAGGTGTACCCGCAGGTATTCTTGTTGCACGTATCAAAGGTCTGCGTACACCGATTATTGGCGTAGCTAGCATTTTGCAGACCATTCCAGGTCTTGCTCTACTCGGCTTTATGATTCCAATCTTCGGGATCGGTACGATTACAGCAGTAGCCGCATTATTCTTGTATTCTCTACTTCCTGTTATTCGTAATACATTTACAGGAATCAAAGACGTAGATCCAGCGATTATTGAAGCAGCCAGAGGCATGGGCTTAACCAGTCGTCAAATCCTTTTCCGTGTTCAGCTTCCGCTTGCTTTGTCTGTGATTATGGCGGGAATCCGCACAGCTACCGTTATTAACGTAGGTACAGCGACGTTAGCTGCGTTTATAGGTGCAGGTGGTTTAGGAGACTTTATCTTCCTTGGTATTACTCGTAATATCGATGCCCTTATTTTGTTAGGTGCTATTCCTGCGGCAATCCTTGCATTGGTATTTGATTACTTGCTGGGATTGGTAGAACGTTGGACAACGCCACGAGGATTGAGATAAGGAATCTGAACGCAGGAGGAATAGTGATGAAGCTAAATAAACGCCTGAGCATGTTATTGATCTGTATATTGACTACAACTGCTCTGCTAACGACAGCCTGTAGCAACTCGGCAGCTACTGAAGGAACGACCGGTGGAGAAATCACTATCGGTTCCAAAAACTTTACCGAAAATATTGTACTGGCTTATCTAATGGCAGATATGATTGAAAACCGTACAGGTATTAAAGTAAATCGTAAAGTGAATCTAGGCGGATCAAGTGTTGCCTGGACAGCTCTTCAAAATAACAATATTCAATTGTACCCTGAATATACAGGAACGATTGTTGCCAATTATTATCAGCAAGAGACGACAGATTCCAAAGGAACATTAGCAAGCGCCAAACGTTTGATGAAAAAAGACGATTTGCAATTTATTGCTCCGTTTGGATTTAGTAATACGTATTCTCTAGCTGTTAATCAAGAAACAGCGCAAAAGTACAATTTAAAAACGTTTAGCGATCTAGCGAAAGTATCGCCTAATCTCGAATTAGCCTCTGAATTTGAATTTACTGATCGTGCAGATACGTATCCTGGATTGAAGAAAAAATACAATATGATCTTCAAAGATGTTAGAGGTATGGATCAAGGCATCAAGTACCGCTTGATTGCTCAACATGATACTGATGTTGTTAGTGTCTACTCTACCGATGGTCAGATCAAAATCAATAATCTATTTGTTCTTAAAGACGACAAGAACTTTTTCCCACCTTATGATGCAGGTGTAGCTGTTCGTTCTGAGACACTACAGAAATATCCAGCAATCAAAGGCGCTTTAGAAGCATTACAAGGCAAAATCACTGAACAAGATATGCAAATGATGAATGCTAAAGTGGATCAAGGTTACCGCGAAGATGATGTAGCTCACGAATTTCTTGTTTCTAAAGGATTAATTAAATAACGATAAAAAGCAGTCATCCCCTTCTTATTCGCATAGGAAGGAATATGACTGCTTTTTTTGTGTTAACGATCTATATTAAATCTGATGTGTCCAGAAGCGTTCTTTACCGAAACGCTCTTTGATTTCTTTATCTTTTAATGGGTTCTGACCTAGCATTTCAACCGCTTGAAATTGAGAACGGTGTGCCTGGATCGATTTCATTTTATTTTCTAAATAATCACTTACATCATTTTCGATATCAGGTTGCCCGAGTTCAGCATAGCAATTTTTAGAAAATGCCATCGTATGCAATAACGGACGTTCTGCTTGAGGTAGACGTTCTACTGCACGTACAACAGCCGCTCCTGTAGCATCATGGTCTGGATGAACGCTATACCCTGGAGAGAATGTAACGATCAATGCAGGCTTGAGTTCAACGATCATATCGTAGATAGTACCATCCAGTACTTCTTTTACTTCAAATTCAATTGTTTTGTCATGGAAACCAAGCATACGCAAATCTTGAATACCGATCGCTTGTGCAGACTTTTCCAATTCGCCTTTACGAATAGTAGGCAATCCGATACGGTTTGTAAAAGGAGGAATCCCCATATTACGTCCCATTTCACCAAGAGTTAGACAAGCATAAGTGACTTGACCTCCGCCAGCAATATGTTTGGCAAGGGTACCGGATAAGCTGAATGCCTCATCATCAGGATGTGGCAATACGACAAGGATACGAGAATCAGCAGGAATAAGAGAGAATGTTGTTTTTTTATTATTGTCCATTAGAAAGGCTCCTTACTTAGTTGCAAGGCAACTACTAATTTACCTTGAGTATCATGACCAGCTAGAATAAGACGCTCTTGCTCGGTTTCTTCATAATGGGTTAATCCTTCGGAATACACCCAACCTAGCTCTGTTTTGAGCCCTACACGATAAGGACCTTCACCAGAGATAGAGCCATGAATATAACGCAACGTCGCATTGCTGATAAAGGTTGCTGCTGGATGCTTGGTGCTATCCAGATGAGCCGCATATGCTCCAGTGGTCATTTCCAAATGAATATACAAATCTTGATCTTGTAGATCATCGATTCGTTGTTGAATCAAAGTTGGTTCGATAAGTAACATAATATATCCTCCATCAGGTCTGATCTTTTATAGCCAAAGATCGGATTAAGTTATTCATAACATTAAAAGGCTAATCGTATATAGTCTACCTTTCAAAGTACTTCATAGCAATACTTAAGGTATTATACTATAATTTCTTTAGTTATGTATCAACATCCTTACACCAAAAATCACCCAAACCCTTTTACGTTAACAAACGAAGAAGGGTCAGGTGATTTTTTTATTTATGATTGTCATGTATAGCAAATACAATCATCGAATCATACATTATCACTAATCATCAATACGACGACTACACAATCAGTACAATCCTTGAGCTTTCATGTTGTCTACTACAATACGAGCTAATTCCGTAGCACCTGCATAATTAGGATGCAACGTATCCCCATTCATATACAGAGCAAGTGTTGCATTCGCACCAATTGAAGTGAAATAAGAAGAACTGAGTACATTAAGATCGATTAACGGTACTTGTTCTTCTTTCGCTAATGCAACAGTAGCTGCCCGATACCAACGACCTTCTGCGTTATGAACACCTGAACTATTGAAGTCTGTAGCTCTTCCTTGAGGTGTAGATAAGATAACAGTTGCTCCTTTGGCTTTGACTTGCTTCACCATATCGCGCATAATCTCTTTAAATTGTGCTTCTGTTGTATTATTTTTGGCATTCGTATCATTAATACCAAGCTGTACTATAAAGTAATCGCCCGGTTTGATGTATTTCAAAATTGCTTCAAGCTGTCCATCATCACGAAATCCACGTGCAATCTGTCCACCGGATGCCATATTACGTACCAGGTAATCATTTGGGTTGATGAATTTAGATAACATTTGCCCCCATCCACCCTGTACACTATTAGCTAAAGGATAGTAGTTAGCTACTGTCGAATCACCGCCTACATAGATCGTAGGGTGTGTTGTAGGATTAGTAGAGACTTGAGTAATCTCTAATGCGCTTAATGTAAATGCTGCTCCTACTTTGCCTTCTGTTACTAACAGATTAAGTTGACCATCTGTAATCGGAATCTGAAATTGATCGGTGGCAAGATCACCTGTCATATTAATAAGCTGATATACTCCTTCTGCTGCTACACTAGAACGAGAAGTATTGCCGAGCGTTACTTTCACTTCATACAATCCATTTGGCAAATCAACATTAAATGTATTATTACTTTTCGTTCCGAATGTTACAAATTGAACAGCATCGCTACCTATACCTGTTCCTGAAGCAGATACATTTTTGATATTTGCAGGTGTATTGAATCCATATCCCGTAGAAGCATTATACGCAGTCGAAGCTTGAACGCCTGTATATCCTGATGTAACGCCACCAGCGCCAAAATCAAATTTGTAAGCGGTTGCAGAAGCGTGTACAGAAGATGATTGTCCCCAACATGTACTTAGTAGTGCTCCTACCAATAATATACAGCTTATTGTGCTCCATTTGCTTCGAGATTTGCTTTTCATTATCCATCCTCCTCTAAAATGTTAACGTTTTCATTACTGTGTTACTTATTCGCCTGACAAAAGAAGTTATCCTTTATATCGATCAAAATATCATTTATCAAAATCTAGAAATAGTCGGTATAAGAATATAGATACTCTATAATCTCATCAGATTACAAAGTAAAACGATACGCCAAATATCCTGCTCTCCCAAAGGAACAAGATATTGGCTATCTATCTTTATTTATTAATCATGAGTTATTGCATCTAACTTGTTTACTTCACAATCATTACTGGAGATTTGGCACGTTGCGTTACATAATGACTAACACTACCCATTACGAATTCACTCACTGTCCCTAATCCGCGACTACCCATAATAATAAGATCGGCTTCAATACGATCAGCGTACTTAACGATACCTTTGCCTGCACTTCCTTGAATAACAGTAGCTTGAGCATTCGGAATGGTTGAGATCAAGCGACGAAGATTAAGGCGTACATCCTCTTCTTCATGGTCAAAATAAGATTCCAGTTCATGAGTAGGAATCACTAACGGCTGTTCTAAGATTTCTGTAGAAGTCGAATCCACATACAATACTTCAATTTGAGCGTTGAGCTCTGTTCCTAGACTGACTGCTTTTTCCAACGCTTTTTGAGAGTGTTCTGAGCCATCATAAGGAACGAGAATGTGTGATAATGACATGGTTAACGCCTCCTTTTGGAATAGTACAGATCATTGATAAGCAAAAATCTTATTCAGTGCGCCGTAACATTTGGCAATATAGATGCTTTTTTTGGATAAAAATCATAGAGCATTCCTTCAAAGCAACTATCTGACCAAATGTCTTGCTGTAGACTTGCCTTTCCCTTCAGCTTAGTGGCTACCTGCTGGATGACTTATAGGGCTTGAAGCTGGCTTGACCAGCGCTGTACGAATCCATGTGATTCCAAAAGTAACAATAGCAATCCATAGTAAGTGAATCACAAATGAGGAAACAGAAGCCCCACTATAAATTAACCTTAAATAGCCCTGTATAGCATTCGGAGCCGGTAAAAAATATCCTATATTTCGATATAAAGGAGATAACATAGCAGCAGGGATAATATTTCCGGCTGTCATCAACTGAAGCGGGATCAGCGCCACATTGAATAATGGAGCGACATTGCCGAATAAAGCGAATGCCATCTGTGTAACAGCAATACAAGAAATATAGACCAACAGATGAAAACTCCACATTTGCCAGAACGAAGCAACCGTATCTGCAAATAGCGATGCTACTGTAGTAATCACGAATGAAGCGACTACAGAGATCACAAGCAGTAATATCTGTCTGCCCCAAAAGATCTGCCACTTACTATGATCACGCTTTAACATCATAGATGCAATATTTAATTGGATATTCATGGTCATTACACCAACATATGTGACGAAACCTAAAATCATCGGCAACATCGAAATTGCAAAATTTGAAATATCATGTGTTTTGACAATATTAGTGGTGACGATTTCTTGATGAACATCTGCAAAAGCATGTTCTCCAATAGTAGAGGAAA contains:
- a CDS encoding ABC transporter ATP-binding protein, which encodes MIKFENVSKTYPDGFQAVKSLNFEIRDGEFLVFIGPSGCGKTTTMKMINRLVSHTGGTLSVNGKDIKKQDAVKLRRTMGYVIQQAGLFPHYTIEQNIALMPELKGWDEQKKKARVIEMLNLVGLDPELFAKRYPKELSGGQQQRVGVARALAADPDIVLMDEPFGALDPITREQLQDELLRLQRDLKKTIVFVTHDMDEALKLGDRIAVMKDGELLQLDTPDMLLREPSHGFVEEFIGKNRLYQNPEYIPVTDLMRKDPSTSLPDRTPAKAITFMRQRKTDTLLITDAQGILLGVVSAYDVLANIDTVATIGEIIKPVLHILKPTDTAQDALLNVVEAKNGILPVVDEQGKLVGIVTRGTLLTMFANHWAGGEV
- a CDS encoding ABC transporter permease; the protein is MENISLWEQFIRQFNLRGPELLGATGVHIKLVLISMLIAIVVGVPAGILVARIKGLRTPIIGVASILQTIPGLALLGFMIPIFGIGTITAVAALFLYSLLPVIRNTFTGIKDVDPAIIEAARGMGLTSRQILFRVQLPLALSVIMAGIRTATVINVGTATLAAFIGAGGLGDFIFLGITRNIDALILLGAIPAAILALVFDYLLGLVERWTTPRGLR
- a CDS encoding glycine betaine ABC transporter substrate-binding protein → MKLNKRLSMLLICILTTTALLTTACSNSAATEGTTGGEITIGSKNFTENIVLAYLMADMIENRTGIKVNRKVNLGGSSVAWTALQNNNIQLYPEYTGTIVANYYQQETTDSKGTLASAKRLMKKDDLQFIAPFGFSNTYSLAVNQETAQKYNLKTFSDLAKVSPNLELASEFEFTDRADTYPGLKKKYNMIFKDVRGMDQGIKYRLIAQHDTDVVSVYSTDGQIKINNLFVLKDDKNFFPPYDAGVAVRSETLQKYPAIKGALEALQGKITEQDMQMMNAKVDQGYREDDVAHEFLVSKGLIK
- the bshB2 gene encoding bacillithiol biosynthesis deacetylase BshB2, which codes for MDNNKKTTFSLIPADSRILVVLPHPDDEAFSLSGTLAKHIAGGGQVTYACLTLGEMGRNMGIPPFTNRIGLPTIRKGELEKSAQAIGIQDLRMLGFHDKTIEFEVKEVLDGTIYDMIVELKPALIVTFSPGYSVHPDHDATGAAVVRAVERLPQAERPLLHTMAFSKNCYAELGQPDIENDVSDYLENKMKSIQAHRSQFQAVEMLGQNPLKDKEIKERFGKERFWTHQI
- a CDS encoding YojF family protein — its product is MLLIEPTLIQQRIDDLQDQDLYIHLEMTTGAYAAHLDSTKHPAATFISNATLRYIHGSISGEGPYRVGLKTELGWVYSEGLTHYEETEQERLILAGHDTQGKLVVALQLSKEPF
- a CDS encoding rhamnogalacturonan acetylesterase; the encoded protein is MKSKSRSKWSTISCILLVGALLSTCWGQSSSVHASATAYKFDFGAGGVTSGYTGVQASTAYNASTGYGFNTPANIKNVSASGTGIGSDAVQFVTFGTKSNNTFNVDLPNGLYEVKVTLGNTSRSSVAAEGVYQLINMTGDLATDQFQIPITDGQLNLLVTEGKVGAAFTLSALEITQVSTNPTTHPTIYVGGDSTVANYYPLANSVQGGWGQMLSKFINPNDYLVRNMASGGQIARGFRDDGQLEAILKYIKPGDYFIVQLGINDTNAKNNTTEAQFKEIMRDMVKQVKAKGATVILSTPQGRATDFNSSGVHNAEGRWYRAATVALAKEEQVPLIDLNVLSSSYFTSIGANATLALYMNGDTLHPNYAGATELARIVVDNMKAQGLY
- a CDS encoding universal stress protein — its product is MSLSHILVPYDGSEHSQKALEKAVSLGTELNAQIEVLYVDSTSTEILEQPLVIPTHELESYFDHEEEDVRLNLRRLISTIPNAQATVIQGSAGKGIVKYADRIEADLIIMGSRGLGTVSEFVMGSVSHYVTQRAKSPVMIVK
- a CDS encoding YhgE/Pip domain-containing protein; its protein translation is MTVFKTFKDFLGITQTKVGIVFSIFVPLVFLLFWMTGYHGATERVDQLVVGIVNEDGQQGERIAQAITTGVPYQTQSYDSLTTAQQQMDNGDLTMIISIPAHFTEDVASNGTTQMNYYINQGNSDIAKSIVQSSATQISSTIGEHAFADVHQEIVTTNIVKTHDISNFAISMLPMILGFVTYVGVMTMNIQLNIASMMLKRDHSKWQIFWGRQILLLVISVVASFVITTVASLFADTVASFWQMWSFHLLVYISCIAVTQMAFALFGNVAPLFNVALIPLQLMTAGNIIPAAMLSPLYRNIGYFLPAPNAIQGYLRLIYSGASVSSFVIHLLWIAIVTFGITWIRTALVKPASSPISHPAGSH